One region of uncultured Methanolobus sp. genomic DNA includes:
- the rpl3p gene encoding 50S ribosomal protein L3, translating to MAKGHRPRRGSLAFSPRVRAKSHIPRFNSWPEAVGESKLQDFAGYKVGMTHVVMIDDTKNSLTEGMEISVPVTVVETPAVRVAAIRAYGNSTCGERSLSEAWASDLDESLGKTIVLPKESNTDEALAKLEGMVDEGKVTDIKVITYTLPKKLTGVPKKNADIMETAVSGSDVKAKLEYAKSVLGSEIKITDVFNEGTFVDVAAITTGKGTQGPVKRWGINLAKNKHSRQGSLRQIGTLGPFHPSLVSWRVPQMGQMGYHQRTEYNKRILRVGEDGDEITPAGGFINYGLVRGEYILIKGSIPGPSKRLVRLRDPMRSKVPAMGEPEIVHVSTQSKQG from the coding sequence ATGGCAAAAGGACACAGACCAAGACGAGGATCACTCGCTTTCAGTCCACGCGTAAGAGCAAAAAGCCACATACCAAGGTTTAACTCATGGCCTGAAGCTGTTGGGGAATCAAAGCTCCAGGACTTTGCAGGCTATAAAGTAGGTATGACCCATGTGGTAATGATAGATGATACCAAGAACAGTCTCACAGAAGGTATGGAGATTTCCGTTCCTGTAACGGTTGTAGAAACTCCTGCTGTACGTGTTGCTGCAATCCGTGCTTACGGAAACTCCACGTGTGGCGAAAGGTCACTCTCCGAGGCATGGGCATCTGATCTTGATGAAAGCCTTGGAAAGACAATTGTGCTTCCTAAGGAGTCAAACACCGACGAAGCCCTTGCAAAGCTCGAAGGCATGGTTGATGAAGGCAAGGTCACAGACATTAAGGTCATCACCTATACTTTACCAAAGAAGCTTACCGGTGTTCCAAAGAAGAACGCTGATATCATGGAAACCGCAGTAAGTGGCTCTGACGTAAAGGCAAAGCTCGAGTATGCAAAATCCGTACTTGGTTCAGAAATAAAGATTACTGATGTCTTCAACGAAGGCACTTTTGTTGACGTAGCAGCTATCACAACAGGTAAGGGTACCCAGGGTCCTGTAAAGAGATGGGGTATCAATCTGGCGAAGAATAAGCACTCACGTCAGGGAAGTCTCAGGCAGATCGGTACACTCGGTCCGTTCCACCCTTCCTTAGTAAGCTGGAGAGTTCCACAGATGGGCCAGATGGGTTACCACCAGAGGACAGAGTACAACAAGCGTATCCTCAGGGTAGGCGAAGATGGAGATGAGATTACCCCAGCAGGCGGTTTCATCAACTATGGTCTTGTACGTGGTGAATATATCCTTATCAAGGGAAGCATTCCCGGACCTTCCAAGAGGCTTGTAAGACTCAGAGATCCAATGAGGTCAAAAGTACCTGCTATGGGTGAACCGGAAATTGTTCACGTAAGCACACAGTCCAAGCAGGGGTGA
- the galU gene encoding UTP--glucose-1-phosphate uridylyltransferase GalU, which yields MEIKKAVIPVAGMGTRFLPATKSMPKEMLPIIDIPVIHYVVEEAIASGIDDIIFITGRSKRSIEDYFDDSPELESHLRQKNNEKLLKIVQDISSMVDIHYIRQKEPNGLGDAILTAKKHINDEPFAVLLGDDIIVNKKPCTKQLIDNFMKYGRSTIAVEEVPMEKTGSYGIIKGQPLEDSLYILDDIVEKPSPEEAPSNIGAIGRYVFTPEILDCIKQTDKGVGGEIQLTDGIRLLNEKQKVYAYKFTGKRYDTGDKVEYVKAVIDFALNKEEMKEQIKEHITGLDL from the coding sequence GTGGAAATAAAAAAAGCTGTGATACCTGTTGCAGGCATGGGAACAAGATTCTTACCGGCAACAAAGTCAATGCCAAAGGAAATGCTACCTATTATCGATATACCGGTAATCCACTATGTAGTAGAAGAAGCCATAGCATCAGGCATTGATGACATAATTTTTATCACAGGCCGAAGTAAACGTTCAATAGAAGATTATTTTGATGATTCTCCTGAGCTTGAGAGTCATCTGCGCCAGAAGAACAATGAAAAGCTTCTGAAAATAGTGCAGGACATATCATCAATGGTAGACATACATTATATCAGACAAAAAGAACCAAATGGATTGGGAGATGCCATTCTCACAGCTAAAAAACATATAAATGATGAACCATTTGCAGTTCTTCTTGGTGATGATATAATAGTAAATAAAAAACCCTGTACGAAGCAACTTATTGATAATTTCATGAAATATGGTCGCTCAACAATTGCTGTTGAAGAAGTGCCAATGGAAAAAACCGGAAGTTACGGAATTATTAAAGGACAGCCACTTGAGGACTCACTCTATATACTTGACGATATCGTAGAAAAACCTTCACCGGAAGAAGCTCCTTCAAATATTGGTGCAATCGGAAGATACGTATTCACACCCGAAATACTTGACTGCATCAAACAAACGGACAAAGGCGTAGGTGGGGAAATTCAGCTCACCGATGGAATACGTCTTTTGAATGAGAAACAAAAAGTCTATGCATACAAGTTCACAGGCAAACGCTATGACACTGGCGATAAAGTAGAATACGTAAAAGCAGTCATTGATTTTGCCCTCAATAAAGAAGAAATGAAGGAACAGATAAAAGAACATATCACAGGCTTAGACCTGTGA